In a single window of the Gossypium hirsutum isolate 1008001.06 chromosome D02, Gossypium_hirsutum_v2.1, whole genome shotgun sequence genome:
- the LOC107907832 gene encoding palmitoyl-acyl carrier protein thioesterase, chloroplastic-like, whose protein sequence is MPWTFVDYGEELRLVSQLSIQISLLSSSCECLDQSLDLILHRVNNRIKIKINATSSTKVKTLNEIAGAGKGSSSLATSTEIGHLSQEQIRQRIPTKKQLVDPYRQGLIIERGVGYRQTVVVRSYEVGPYKTATLESLLNLFQETALNHVWMSGLLSNGFGATHGMVRNNLIWVVSRMQVQVDHYPIWGEVLEIDTWVGASGKNGMRRDWLIRSQATGITYARATSTWVMMNEKTRRLSKMPEEVRDEISPWFIDKRAINEDVPEKIVKLDDNARYVNSDLKPKRSDLDMNHHVNNVKYVRWMLETIPDKFLESHQLSGIVLEYRRECGSSDRVQSLCQPDEDETLTNGVEQSLLKNMILTPGIMEGNGYLGPLDVKSYGYTHLLQIKGDSKNEEIVRGRTRWRKKLSTLPYSS, encoded by the exons ATGCCATGGACATTT GTGGATTATGGAGAAGAGCTACGTCTTGTCAGTCAGCTGAGTATACAGATCTCCTTGCTATCCTCTTCTTGCGAATGCTTGGACCAGTCTTTGGATCTAATATTACACAGAGTCAACAACAG AATCAAGATCAAAATCAATGCCACTAGTTCTACTAAGGTAAAGACGTTGAATGAAATTGCTGGAGCTGGAAAAGGTTCCTCTTCACTTGCTACTTCCACTGAAATCGGCCACTTAAGCCAAGAGCAGATTCGTCAGAGGATCCCCACGAAGAAGCAGCTAGTTGATCCTTACCGTCAAGGTCTCATCATCGAAAGGGGAGTTGGCTATAGACAGACGGTTGTGGTCCGCTCCTATGAAGTTGGCCCTTATAAAACAGCAACCCTGGAAAGCCTCCTTAATCTTTTCCAG GAAACAGCATTAAATCATGTATGGATGTCAGGACTTTTAAGCAATGGATTTGGAGCCACACATGGAATGGTGAGGAACAATCTCATATGGGTCGTCTCAAGAATGCAAGTCCAAGTGGATCACTATCCCATATG GGGCGAGGTACTGGAAATCGACACATGGGTTGGAGCATCAGGGAAGAATGGGATGAGACGAGACTGGCTAATCCGGAGCCAAGCCACAGGCATCACTTACGCACGTGCAACTAG CACTTGGGTAATGATGAATGAGAAAACAAGGCGACTGTCAAAAATGCCGGAGGAAGTGAGAGATGAGATTTCTCCTTGGTTTATAGACAAACGAGCAATCAATGAAGATGTTCCCGAAAAGATCGTCAAGTTGGACGATAACGCAAGATATGTCAACTCTGACTTGAAG CCAAAGAGGAGTGATTTGGATATGAACCACCATGTGAATAATGTCAAGTATGTAAGGTGGATGCTTGAG ACAATCCCTGACAAATTTTTGGAGTCTCATCAGCTATCTGGTATTGTACTAGAATATAGAAGGGAATGTGGGAGTTCAGATAGAGTTCAATCACTTTGCCAACCAGATGAAGATGAAACTTTAACAAATGGAGTGGAACAAAGTCtacttaaaaatatgattttgactCCTGGAATCATGGAAGGAAATGGATACCTAGGCCCCCTGGATGTGAAGTCATACGGATATACTCATCTCCTCCAAATCAAAGGGGATAGTAAAAATGAAGAGATAGTTCGAGGAAGGACCAGATGGAGGAAAAAGCTTTCTACATTGCCATATTCCTCTTAG
- the LOC107909545 gene encoding pentatricopeptide repeat-containing protein At1g22960, mitochondrial, which produces MTLCIKRASKSLATIAPLSLTCKVRFLFPSSFSLLHSLPSPSSPPEPDSSSSSSSSSDETHYKQLIFNTIDEKPWAFCNNKWVSNKFHAIIVDPHLFIKVLNLMRERPRIALRFFRWVEMQPGVKRSELVFSVMLDILVENNLLRSAYWVMERVITFHMHGIVDVLICGYLKFEVSVKLLDLLLLVCSKKLMVDHCLWIFDKMVRTGLLPDVKNCNRILTMLRDKSLVAKASQVYRMMKEFGIKPTIVTYNTMLDSFCKEGEVQQAIELLWEMRCFPNDVTYNVLINGLTKNCKLEQAEGLIREMLKLGIKVSAYTYNPLICGYFKKGLLVEALNLGEQMVSNGVVHTVATYNTFMYGLCRWGRLDDARQQFNDMLKRNMIPDIVSYNTLIYRYCRIGNISEAFLLFNELRCRRLVPTVVTYNALIDGLCRVGDLDLARYLKDTMITQGIFPDVYTYTILVNGSYKLGNLSAARDLFDEMLHNGLEPDGFTYATQVVGELKHGDPARAFSMEEQMVAKELPPDLIIYNVFVLWHSKLRDFKEACNLLHKMISIGLIPDHVTYTTIIHAYLENGHLRKAREMFHEMLSKGLSPSVVTYTILVHGHAAKGFLSLAFMYFSEMQEKGVQPNVITYNAMINGLCKVRRIGQAYKFFAEMEAKGILPNKYSYTILINENCDVGNWEESLRLYQEMLDREILPDSCTHNALLKQLNNDCNLNAVRQLETLILECKESCGAET; this is translated from the coding sequence ATGACCCTTTGCATAAAAAGAGCTTCAAAATCTTTGGCCACCATCGCCCCTCTCTCTCTCACTTGCAAGGTACGCTTCCTCTTTCCTTCCTCTTTCTCTCTTCTCCACAGTTTACCTTCCCCTTCCTCTCCCCCTGAACCCgactcttcttcttcctcctcctcctcctccgaCGAAACCCATTACAAACAACTCATCTTTAACACCATTGATGAAAAGCCCTGGGCCTTTTGTAACAACAAGTGGGTTTCCAATAAATTCCATGCTATCATTGTTGATCCTCATTTGTTTATCAAAGTTCTTAATTTGATGAGAGAAAGACCCAGAATTGCTTTGAGGTTTTTTAGGTGGGTTGAGATGCAACCTGGTGTTAAAAGATCCGAGCTTGTGTTTTCCGTTATGCTCGATATTTTGGTTGAGAATAATTTGCTGAGATCAGCTTATTGGGTCATGGAAAGGGTGATTACGTTTCATATGCATGGTATAGTCGATGTGTTGATTTGTGGCTACCTGAAATTTGAGGTTTCAGTTAAGTTGCTTGATCTTTTATTGTTGGTTTGTTCTAAGAAATTGATGGTTGATCATTGTTTGTggatatttgataaaatggtcCGGACGGGGTTGTTGCCGGATGTGAAGAACTGTAATAGGATTCTTACTATGCTTAGGGATAAATCTCTTGTAGCTAAAGCAAGCCAAGTGTATAGGATGATGAAGGAATTTGGGATTAAGCCAACTATTGTTACCTATAACACCATGTTGGATTCTTTTTGCAAGGAAGGGGAAGTACAACAAGCTATTGAACTCTTATGGGAAATGCGCTGTTTTCCAAATGATGTGAcctataatgttttaattaatggtTTAACAAAGAATTGCAAATTAGAGCAAGCCGAGGGACTTATTAGGGAGATGTTGAAATTGGGGATTAAAGTTTCTGCATACACATATAATCCTTTGATTTGTGGGTATTTCAAGAAAGGGTTGCTTGTTGAGGCCTTAAACCTTGGGGAACAGATGGTAAGTAATGGAGTTGTTCATACGGTGGCAACATATAATACATTCATGTATGGCCTTTGCAGGTGGGGGAGATTGGATGATGCCAGACAGCAGTTTAATGATATGCTGAAGAGGAATATGATACCAGATATTGTTTCGTATAATACTCTAATATATAGGTATTGTAGGATAGGGAACATTTCGGAGGCTTTTCTCTTGTTCAATGAGTTAAGATGTCGACGCCTTGTTCCTACTGTTGTCACGTATAATGCTCTCATTGATGGTCTATGCAGAGTGGGGGACCTGGACCTTGCTCGGTATCTTAAGGATACCATGATCACTCAGGGAATTTTCCCTGATGTTTATACCTATACGATTTTGGTAAATGGATCCTACAAGTTGGGCAATCTATCTGCAGCAAGGGATCTTTTCGATGAGATGTTGCATAATGGTTTGGAGCCTGATGGTTTTACATATGCAACTCAAGTAGTAGGTGAATTGAAGCATGGTGATCCTGCAAGAGCATTTAGTATGGAAGAACAAATGGTAGCAAAGGAATTACCTCCTGATTTGATCATCTATAATGTTTTTGTTCTTTGGCATTCTAAATTGCGTGATTTCAAAGAAGCATGTAATTTGTTGCACAAGATGATTAGCATTGGTCTTATTCCAGATCATGTAACGTACACCACCATCATTCATGCTTACCTGGAAAATGGACATCTGAGGAAAGCTAGAGAAATGTTCCACGAGATGCTGAGCAAAGGCTTATCCCCATCAGTGGTAACTTACACTATATTAGTTCATGGACATGCAGCTAAGGGGTTTCTATCATTGGCATTTATGTATTTCTCAGAGATGCAGGAGAAAGGTGTTCAGCCAAATGTTATTACCTACAATGCTATGATAAATGGTCTTTGCAAAGTGAGGAGAATAGGTCAAGCTTACAAGTTTTTTGCTGAGATGGAAGCAAAAGGAATACTTCCTAATAAGTATAGCTACACCATTTTAATAAATGAGAACTGCGACGTGGGGAATTGGGAAGAGTCCTTGAGATTGTACCAAGAAATGCTAGATAGAGAAATTCTGCCTGATTCTTGTACACACAATGCACTCTTGAAGCAACTGAACAATGACTGTAATTTGAATGCAGTTCGTCAGCTAGAGACTTTAATTCTAGAATGTAAAGAATCTTGCGGTGCTGAGACTTGA